A region of the Planctomycetaceae bacterium genome:
GACGGCTGGCCGACCGCCTGCTGCAACAGCGGACGAAGATTCCGAAGTGCTGGCCGAATATCGAGCCGCAGCTCTGGAACACGGCGACGCCGAACGCGGAAAGGTGCTGTTCGAAGCCAGAGAAACCGCCTGCAACAAGTGCCACGCCATCAACGGGCGCGAACGTCTGGCCGGTCCGGATCTGGCGGTCGTCGGCGACAAGCTGACTCGCGAACAACTCATCACAGCGGTTCTGGAACCGAGTGCCGGCATTCATCCGGACTACGCGGCGACCACGATTGTGCTGAAGTCGGGAAAAACGGCCACCGGCGTCGTTCGGAACCGTGACGATACAGCGCTGGAGTTGTTCGACGTCGAGGGCAGGGTCTTCTCAATCGTCTCGGCCGACATCGAAGAAGAACACCGCGCGACGACATCACTGATGCCGACCGGCCTGCACAAGACTCTGAACGCCACACAGTTCTCGGACCTGATCGCTTACCTGACGACTCTGCGGCAGAAGGTCGACGTGCGGCCAGGCATGCCGGCGGAGATTCCCGTCCTGCAAAAGCCCATCCGCCTTCAGCCGTTTCACTCCGACGACATGAAGTTTGACCATCCCGTCTGGATCATCGCCATGCCGGGAACTCGCAACACGTTCCTGATTGTCGAACAGCAAACCTGCCGCATCTGGCGGCTGGAAAAAAACGACGCTGGTCACGACAGAAAGACGCTGTTCGCCGATCTGAGCGACGAATCGATTTCCGGGCAATACGAAGGAGTGATGTGCCTGGCATTTCACCCGGATTTTCTGAACAACCGCCGATACTTTTTGAACCATCACGTTCGCGAAGACGGGATCTTTTCTCCTGTCATCATCGAACGGAAAGCCAGCGAAGACTTCACACGCGATGCGGGCGAGCCGTCCCGGCGGCTGCTGAAGATTCCTCAGGGAACCGACCTGCACTGGGGAGGCATGCTGGCGTTTGGTCCTGACGGTTACCTGTACATCGGCGCGGGCGACGCCGGGCCGCAGGAAGATCCGGAAGGCCACGGTCAGGATCTGAGCATTCTGCCGGGCAAGATCCTGCGGATCGACGTCGACAACGCATCCGGCGACCGACCATACGCGATCCCCGACACGAATCCGTTCCGCAGCGCCGGCAACGGCGTGAAACCGGAAATCTGGGCGTACGGATTTCGCATGCCGTGGCGGTTTAGCTGGGATTCCAAAACCGGCGACTTGTGGGTCGGTGAAATCGGCCAGAACCTGTTCGAAGAAGTCACCATAGCGCGCGTCGGTGAAAATCACGGCTGGAATGTCTATGAAGCGTTCCTGCCGTTTTCCGAACAATACCGGCGCGAAGGTGAAATGTTCGTGCCGCCCGTGTTTTCGTATCGCCGCAAAGACGGAGTATCCGTGACGGGAGGATACGTCTACCGCGGATCACGCAGCCCGTCGTACGAAGGAGCCTACGTGTTCAGCGACTTCGAATCGAAACAAATCTGGGCACTGACTCAGGCCGACCGCCAACTGATCAAAGTCCGGCACATCGGCGAATGCCCCGAACAGCCGGCGTCCTTCGGAATCGACAGCGACTACGAACTGTTCATCGTCGGGTACCAGGGCACGATCTATCGCGTGGTCCTGGATGATTCTGTTTTTGAATGATGCGGCACAAGACTGACGCAACCTGGCCGAAGAGCCGCCTGTCGTTCGACACGACGGCATGGTTGGGCGCGCGTTCGTCGCGTCGCCATGCCGCTCGCTCGGGTTGAACGGTCGAATACACAGGAATACGATTCATGAATCCACGTGCAATGAAAATGTCAGTGGCTGTGCTGCTCACGCTGGCTGTGTCGATGCCCGTTCAGGCGGACGAAGCGCTGCATGAACTTCGCGTGCGGATATTGGGTGATGACAATTCGCCGGCCGCCGCGCGGGTTGTGGTGCGGGCGAGTGACAGTCGCGAGGTTGCTCCCGAAGGAGCGGCCGTGCGAAAGACGAAGGCCGGAGAATCGTACTTCTACGCCGACGGTTCGTTTCAGGCGGAAGTGCCGCCGGGACGTATGTTCCTGAAAGTGTCGGGCGGTCTTGAATTCGTTCCGCAGACGGTATTGATCGATGCGAATTCCGATGCCGAACTGACCGTGCATCTGCAGCGCTGGGTCGATATGGCGTCGCGAGGCTGGTATTCCGGTGATTCGCACGTGCATCTGAACACAGGCGGAACGATGGGCGTCACCGTCGCGGATGCTCTGGTGGCGGCTCGCGCGGAAGGGGTGAACTTCGTCAACCTGTGCATCTCCAACAACAAGGGTGACGATATTCGCGATGCCGACATGATCAGCGGCCGCCCGGAAGCGATTTCCACCGATCGGCACCTGCTGGTGTTCGGTGAAGAAATGCGAAGTTCGATTTACGGTCATATGCAGTTCTTCGGAATTCAAGAACTGGTGGAACCGCAGTACACCGGATTCGATGATACTCCCAACCACTTTGACTTTCCGGCGAACTATGTGATGGCGGCGGAAGCCTGTCGACAGGGTGGAGTCGTGACCTATGGTCATCCGATGTTCGCCGGACAGCCGTCGGCGTTCAGCGACGATCTGACCGCCGGCAGCGGTGCGGCTCGCGAACTTCCCGTCGACGCCATCCTGAACGTGACTCAGGCCGTGGACCTGATGTCGTATAACAGCGACGAAGATCTGTCGGCGGAATTGTGGTACCGACTGCTGAACTGCGGCCTGAAACTTTCCGCCTGCGTCGGAACGGATGCGCTGCTGGATCAGTCAACGGAACCGATGGGCGGCAGCCGCGTCTACGTCAAAACAAACGGCCCGCTGACGATGGAGAACTGGCTGGATGGCCTGGCGAACGGTCGCACGTTTGTCACCAACGGTCCGATCCTGCAGTTGTCCGTCAACGGTGCGGAACCCGGTGATTCGCTGTCCGCGGAATCAGACAGCGTCCGTGTGAAAGCCGTCGTCGAAAGCCATGTGCCGTTTGACCATGTGGAAATCATCGTCAACGGCACGGTCGCTGTCGACAACAGCGTCGCTGCAGCGTCTGGAGCATGCAACGGTTCAGCGGTATCAGTTCGAAGCGGATGTTCCGCTGAACCACAGCAGTTGGATCGCTTTGCGAGTTCGCGGCGGCGATCATGCCGATGTCTTTGACGGACCCGTGTGGCTTCATACCAGCCCGGTGTATGTTCTGAAGGACGACCTGCCGATCCGTAATCCGGACGACGCGGAGTACTTTGTGGAATGGATCGATCAACTGCTGCGAGTCGTCGCCGCGAAATCGATACGCCTCAGCGGAAGACCGGCAGCAGGTGGAATCGCTGTTTCAAGAGGCCCGCGCCGAGTTGGCTCACCGAGCCGTTCGGACCGCGGAATGACGCCGTCGGGATGCGATGTTCCTGTGCCGGGAAGACGTGGCCGCCGCCGTGACAGATGCCGCCGGCACGGTGACATCCCGCGCGATCAGCGGGATGCGTTGCGTCACACGGCCCGGGCAGCCTATTCCGGCTTGTCGTTATCGCTGCGATTGTCGCGGGCAGGGATCTTCAACACGCGCCTTTGGCAAGACCAATCTGTTCGACGCCCCGGTGACACGGATTCCCGTTTTCGGATCCGTGTAGATCACGTGAGTGTGTGTGCTCGTTGCCGGATGAGTCAGTTTTCCAACGGAGTCTGCGGCGTAGATGCCTTGCCTTACTGCCATGGCGAGAATGGTGTTGTCGAACTCCGAGCCGGCAGCTTTGGAGTGCGATGATCGAGCATCGCTTTCTTCTCAAGGTAGCGTGGACTGCCGAGGAGTCGTTCGGTTCAGGTGAAGCCGGAGGTTCAGGGAGATCGAAAGCGGCGACCAGTCGCCGCACTCCAAATGCCGCGTGATGTCATCGCAGCACGCCGCAAATGAGCTTTCCGACAACTGCGCCGCACAACTTTTTCAAATTACGAGCCAGCTTTGGAGTGCGATGTTCCAGCATCGCTTTGGTTCTCAAGGCAGCGTGGACTGCTGGCGCATCGTTCGGTTCACGGACGTCGCAGCCTCAGGGAGATCGAATGTGGCGACCAGCCGCCGCACCAAAAGCGGGATGTCGCATCGGACGTTCTCCGGCACATGCGGCTCGGCGGAGCCTCGCCCTCCCGGTCATCGGTCGAGCAGCGGTGCCAAGATGAGGTAGCGGTGGGATGCCCCTGTGTCCCGAATCCTCGATCCCGGTGACTGTGGCCGGTACACTCACGTCCCGCCATCACACGAACGCAGCAGAGACTTCACATTCATGCCGTCAGAGCAGATTCAGGTTCCCACTCTTCGCCGCTATCTGGTTCCGTTTGAGCCGAAGCGGGTGCCGCATCTGTTTGCCGACGTGCTGATCATTGGAGGCGGCATCGCGGGAACTCGCGCGGCACTGGCGATTGACCGGTCGCTGCGGACGATTGTTGTCACGAAGGACCGATTGCAGCAGTCCAACAGCACCTACGCTCAGGGAGGCATCGCGGGCGTGCTGGATCCGCTGGACGACTTCGCCAGTCACATCGCAGACACGATCGCCGCCGGTAAGGGCATGTGTGACGAGGACGTTGTCGAACTGGTGGTCCGCGAGGCTCCGGAGCGCATCCGGGAGCTGATTCGCTACGGAGCGGAATTCGATCGCGTCGAAGGCCAGCTGGCTCTGACGCTGGAAGGCGGCCACAGCCATCCGCGAGTCGCTCATGCGCTCGGTGACGCGACCGGTCAGGAAGTCATGCGCGCCATGCATCGCACGGCCATCGAATCCGGCCACATCGATGTCTGGGAGCAGACCTTCACCATCGACCTGCTGACTCGCGACGGCGTCTGCTGCGGAGCTTTGGTGTGGAACGCCAATCACGGACGAACGTTTGTCTGGGCCAAGCAGACGATTCTGTGTACCGGCGGTGCGGGAGCGATCTATCGCGAAACCACGAATCCTCAGATCGCCACCGCCGACGGCCACGCTCTGGCATATCGAGCCGGCTGTGAAGTTCGCGACATGGAATTCATGCAGTTCCATCCGACCGTGCTGTACATCGCGGGAAGTTCC
Encoded here:
- a CDS encoding PQQ-dependent sugar dehydrogenase, which gives rise to MTKVRRPVLCLCCCLVIVTAGRPPAATADEDSEVLAEYRAAALEHGDAERGKVLFEARETACNKCHAINGRERLAGPDLAVVGDKLTREQLITAVLEPSAGIHPDYAATTIVLKSGKTATGVVRNRDDTALELFDVEGRVFSIVSADIEEEHRATTSLMPTGLHKTLNATQFSDLIAYLTTLRQKVDVRPGMPAEIPVLQKPIRLQPFHSDDMKFDHPVWIIAMPGTRNTFLIVEQQTCRIWRLEKNDAGHDRKTLFADLSDESISGQYEGVMCLAFHPDFLNNRRYFLNHHVREDGIFSPVIIERKASEDFTRDAGEPSRRLLKIPQGTDLHWGGMLAFGPDGYLYIGAGDAGPQEDPEGHGQDLSILPGKILRIDVDNASGDRPYAIPDTNPFRSAGNGVKPEIWAYGFRMPWRFSWDSKTGDLWVGEIGQNLFEEVTIARVGENHGWNVYEAFLPFSEQYRREGEMFVPPVFSYRRKDGVSVTGGYVYRGSRSPSYEGAYVFSDFESKQIWALTQADRQLIKVRHIGECPEQPASFGIDSDYELFIVGYQGTIYRVVLDDSVFE
- a CDS encoding CehA/McbA family metallohydrolase, translating into MNPRAMKMSVAVLLTLAVSMPVQADEALHELRVRILGDDNSPAAARVVVRASDSREVAPEGAAVRKTKAGESYFYADGSFQAEVPPGRMFLKVSGGLEFVPQTVLIDANSDAELTVHLQRWVDMASRGWYSGDSHVHLNTGGTMGVTVADALVAARAEGVNFVNLCISNNKGDDIRDADMISGRPEAISTDRHLLVFGEEMRSSIYGHMQFFGIQELVEPQYTGFDDTPNHFDFPANYVMAAEACRQGGVVTYGHPMFAGQPSAFSDDLTAGSGAARELPVDAILNVTQAVDLMSYNSDEDLSAELWYRLLNCGLKLSACVGTDALLDQSTEPMGGSRVYVKTNGPLTMENWLDGLANGRTFVTNGPILQLSVNGAEPGDSLSAESDSVRVKAVVESHVPFDHVEIIVNGTVAVDNSVAAASGACNGSAVSVRSGCSAEPQQLDRFASSRRRSCRCL